One Cryobacterium roopkundense genomic region harbors:
- a CDS encoding PQQ-dependent sugar dehydrogenase, with product MRTKHGLRLTAGMAMATLVVTALTAMPAAAAPGDSAPPGKPGKPTPTAPADSSFQKVTLDATPGEPLDLAVLPNSDVLHTTRGGDIWLNDAKTGLNTLAASLDVYQHDEEGLQSIALDPNFGTAGNNWIYLYYSPPQNTPLDDPATIGVNEGDAPITGTAEDFAPFQGSITLSRFQFDGAVFDLASEQNIMEVDVDRGICCHVGGDIVFDKAGNLYLSTGDDSNPFSSDGFVPIDEREDSNPAFDAQRSSSNTNDLRGKILRITPTADGGYTIPEGNLFAPGTELTRPEIYVMGMRNPFRIELNQKTGELYVGDYSPDSRTADPLRGPSGTGKWTSITEASNYGWPYCATAELPYVDFDFATGVSGDTFDCAAPVNDSPRNTGLRELPPVAQPDVWYGYDESVDFPELETGGIGPMAGPVYDYDEKASKGKAPVAWPEYYDGMSMMYEWTRDYIKGMTVTDGELKKIEAVVDSIITDNPIDMEFGPDGALYVLEYGDGYFAQNPDAQLSRIDFIGDKGNRSPIPMASGTPTAGASPLTVEFSSEGTIDPEGDALSYAWDFNSDGIVDSRELNPTYTYETDGAFTASLQVTDAGGKDRGRYASAEVEIEVGNQAPVVTFITPVVGQDFQFGDTVAYEVLVTDDQAVDCSLVTVTYILGHDSHGHPITTSGGCTGTITTTVPSGHNPETDDLSGVFNASYTDAGGDSSGPLTGSAEVVLRSN from the coding sequence ATGCGCACGAAGCATGGACTTCGACTAACCGCGGGCATGGCCATGGCCACCCTGGTGGTCACAGCCCTCACCGCAATGCCGGCCGCAGCAGCCCCCGGCGACTCAGCTCCCCCGGGAAAGCCCGGCAAGCCCACTCCAACGGCCCCGGCCGACTCGAGCTTTCAGAAGGTCACCCTCGACGCGACGCCGGGCGAGCCCTTGGACCTGGCCGTGCTGCCCAACAGCGACGTGCTGCACACCACCCGGGGCGGCGACATCTGGCTGAACGACGCGAAGACGGGACTCAACACCCTCGCGGCTTCGCTGGACGTGTACCAGCACGACGAGGAGGGTCTGCAGAGCATCGCCCTCGATCCCAACTTCGGCACGGCGGGTAACAACTGGATCTACCTGTACTACTCCCCACCGCAGAACACCCCGCTCGACGACCCGGCGACCATCGGCGTGAATGAGGGCGACGCCCCCATCACTGGCACGGCCGAAGACTTCGCCCCGTTCCAGGGTTCGATCACCCTCTCCAGGTTCCAGTTCGACGGCGCGGTCTTCGATCTCGCGAGCGAACAGAACATCATGGAAGTCGACGTGGACCGCGGCATCTGCTGCCATGTGGGCGGCGACATCGTCTTCGACAAGGCCGGCAACCTCTACCTCTCCACCGGCGACGACTCAAACCCCTTCTCCTCCGACGGTTTCGTGCCGATCGACGAGCGTGAAGACAGCAACCCGGCCTTCGACGCGCAGCGCAGTTCGAGCAACACGAACGACCTGCGCGGCAAGATTCTGCGCATCACGCCCACAGCGGATGGCGGTTACACGATCCCCGAGGGCAACCTGTTCGCCCCGGGAACCGAGCTGACCCGCCCGGAAATCTACGTGATGGGCATGCGCAACCCGTTCCGCATCGAGCTCAACCAGAAGACCGGCGAGCTGTACGTGGGCGACTACTCCCCCGATTCGCGAACCGCCGATCCCCTGCGCGGCCCGTCCGGCACCGGCAAGTGGACGAGCATCACAGAGGCATCGAACTACGGCTGGCCGTACTGCGCTACCGCCGAGCTGCCCTACGTGGACTTCGACTTCGCCACCGGCGTCTCCGGCGACACCTTCGACTGCGCGGCTCCCGTGAACGATTCACCCCGCAATACGGGCCTGCGTGAGCTTCCCCCCGTCGCCCAGCCCGACGTCTGGTACGGCTACGATGAATCCGTCGACTTCCCGGAGCTCGAAACGGGTGGCATCGGCCCGATGGCCGGCCCCGTGTACGACTATGACGAGAAGGCGTCGAAGGGCAAGGCCCCCGTTGCCTGGCCCGAGTACTACGACGGCATGTCGATGATGTACGAGTGGACCCGCGACTACATCAAGGGCATGACCGTGACCGACGGAGAGCTCAAAAAGATCGAGGCCGTGGTGGATTCGATCATCACCGACAACCCGATCGACATGGAGTTCGGCCCCGACGGCGCGCTCTACGTTCTCGAATACGGCGACGGCTACTTCGCGCAGAACCCCGACGCGCAGCTCTCCCGTATCGACTTCATCGGCGACAAGGGCAACCGCTCGCCCATCCCGATGGCCTCCGGCACGCCGACCGCGGGTGCCTCGCCGCTCACCGTGGAGTTCTCGAGCGAAGGCACCATCGACCCCGAGGGCGACGCGCTCAGCTACGCCTGGGATTTCAACTCCGACGGGATCGTCGACTCCCGTGAGCTGAACCCGACGTACACCTACGAGACGGATGGCGCTTTCACGGCGTCCCTGCAGGTAACGGATGCCGGTGGTAAGGACCGCGGGCGCTACGCCTCGGCAGAGGTTGAGATCGAGGTGGGCAATCAGGCCCCGGTCGTGACCTTCATCACCCCCGTGGTCGGTCAGGACTTCCAGTTCGGCGACACCGTGGCCTACGAGGTTCTCGTGACGGATGACCAGGCAGTCGACTGCTCTCTCGTGACCGTGACCTACATTCTGGGCCACGACTCGCACGGTCACCCGATCACCACGTCGGGCGGCTGCACGGGAACCATCACCACCACGGTTCCCTCGGGCCACAACCCGGAGACCGACGACCTGTCGGGCGTCTTCAATGCCTCGTACACGGATGCCGGCGGCGACTCCTCTGGGCCCCTCACCGGCAGCGCCGA